In a single window of the Streptomyces sp. NBC_00353 genome:
- a CDS encoding ABC transporter permease has product MVSQTTAPPTTPAVTDAAPTPLLPVYEPGELAALAARHELTVSGARPTLGAYVRQLWGRRHFITAFATAKLTAQYSQAKLGQIWQIMTPLLNATVYYFIFGILLNTKKNVEDFVPFLITGVFIWTFTASSITAGTRAISGNLGLVRALHFPRASLPVALALQQLQQLLFSLGALVLILIGFGQFPRPSWLLAIPALLLQTVFNTGVSMVVARLAARTPDIAQLTPFVLRTWMYASGVMFSLDEKLKGDTVPHFVKVALECNPAAVFIDLMRFALIDSFSGAQLPPHVWAVAAGWALVCGVGGFVYFWKAEELYGRG; this is encoded by the coding sequence GTGGTGAGCCAGACAACAGCCCCGCCGACCACCCCGGCGGTGACCGACGCAGCCCCCACACCCCTCCTCCCGGTCTACGAGCCGGGTGAGCTCGCCGCGCTCGCGGCCCGGCACGAGCTGACCGTGAGCGGGGCCCGGCCGACACTCGGCGCGTACGTCCGGCAGCTGTGGGGCCGCCGGCACTTCATCACGGCGTTCGCCACCGCCAAACTCACCGCCCAGTACAGCCAGGCGAAGCTCGGCCAGATCTGGCAGATCATGACCCCGCTGCTCAACGCGACGGTCTACTACTTCATCTTCGGCATCCTGTTGAACACGAAGAAGAACGTCGAGGACTTCGTTCCGTTCCTCATCACGGGCGTGTTCATCTGGACCTTCACCGCCAGCTCGATCACCGCGGGCACCCGCGCGATCAGCGGGAACCTCGGCCTCGTCCGGGCGCTGCACTTCCCGCGCGCCTCACTGCCCGTCGCACTGGCGCTGCAGCAGCTCCAGCAGCTGCTGTTCTCCCTGGGTGCACTGGTCCTGATCCTGATCGGGTTCGGGCAGTTCCCCCGGCCGTCGTGGCTGCTGGCGATCCCGGCGCTGCTCCTGCAGACCGTCTTCAACACCGGCGTCTCGATGGTCGTGGCGCGGCTGGCCGCCCGGACCCCGGACATCGCGCAGCTGACGCCGTTCGTCCTGCGCACCTGGATGTACGCGTCGGGCGTCATGTTCAGCCTCGACGAAAAGCTGAAGGGGGACACAGTTCCGCACTTCGTGAAGGTGGCGCTGGAATGCAATCCGGCCGCCGTCTTCATCGACCTGATGCGGTTCGCACTCATCGACAGCTTCAGCGGGGCGCAGCTGCCCCCGCATGTGTGGGCCGTCGCCGCGGGCTGGGCGCTCGTGTGCGGGGTGGGCGGCTTCGTGTACTTCTGGAAGGCCGAGGAGCTGTACGGACGTGGCTGA
- a CDS encoding bifunctional glycosyltransferase/class I SAM-dependent methyltransferase, whose translation MKESTSPRIGILVVAYNAETTLEKTLDRIPEDFRSRVSEILILDDASHDATFTAGCRWSLAEGMPRTVVMRHTKNLGYGGNQKAGYALAAEHGLDIIVLLHGDGQYAPELLPDMVAPIERGECEAVFGSRMMKSGSALKGGMPMYKWLGNRILTRLENRLLGSKLTEFHSGYRAYSVAALKKLPIARNTDAFDFDTQIIVQLLNEGMRIKEIPVPTYYGDEICYVNGLKYAKDVVKDVLEYRLAVKGFGTCAWIPKPVEYAFKEGDGSSHAVILEKMRELPPGRVLDLGCSGGLFAQRLEALGHEVTGVDYIEVPGVREKCTHFHLADLEEGLPDEIGTDFDYVVAGDVIEHLSRPERVLSEAATVLRPGGHVLLSVPNFSHWYSRLRVALGVFDYDRRGILDETHLRFFTRASLRRTVRNAGYDVLDIASTGAPFWSLLGGRGPLATILGGLSKLLTRIRPTLFGYQHVALLTPHAAETIIAGEHVDVQDILNRQYVPAGQVGV comes from the coding sequence GTGAAGGAAAGCACGAGCCCCAGGATCGGCATCCTGGTGGTCGCGTACAACGCCGAGACCACGCTGGAGAAGACCCTCGACCGGATTCCGGAGGATTTCCGGTCCCGGGTCTCCGAGATCCTCATTCTCGACGACGCGAGCCATGATGCGACCTTCACCGCAGGATGCCGCTGGTCGCTGGCGGAGGGAATGCCGCGGACCGTCGTGATGCGGCACACCAAGAATCTCGGATACGGCGGAAACCAGAAGGCCGGATACGCACTGGCCGCCGAACACGGACTGGACATCATCGTGCTGCTGCACGGCGACGGACAGTACGCCCCCGAACTGCTGCCCGATATGGTCGCGCCGATCGAGCGCGGCGAATGCGAAGCCGTGTTCGGTTCGCGGATGATGAAGTCCGGCAGCGCCCTCAAGGGCGGCATGCCGATGTACAAGTGGCTCGGCAACCGCATTCTCACCCGCCTGGAGAACAGGCTCCTCGGCTCGAAGCTCACCGAATTCCACTCCGGTTACCGCGCCTACAGCGTCGCGGCGCTCAAGAAACTGCCCATCGCCCGGAACACCGACGCGTTCGACTTCGACACCCAGATCATCGTCCAGCTGCTCAACGAAGGGATGCGGATCAAGGAGATCCCCGTCCCGACGTACTACGGCGACGAGATCTGTTACGTCAACGGCCTGAAGTACGCGAAGGACGTCGTCAAGGACGTCCTCGAATACCGCCTCGCCGTCAAGGGGTTCGGCACCTGCGCCTGGATCCCCAAGCCCGTCGAGTACGCCTTCAAGGAGGGCGACGGCTCCTCGCACGCCGTCATCCTGGAGAAGATGCGAGAACTGCCGCCCGGCCGCGTCCTCGATCTCGGCTGCTCCGGCGGCCTGTTCGCGCAACGCCTGGAGGCGCTCGGCCACGAAGTGACCGGCGTCGACTACATCGAGGTCCCGGGCGTCCGCGAGAAGTGCACGCACTTCCACCTCGCCGACCTGGAGGAGGGGCTGCCCGACGAGATCGGCACCGACTTCGACTATGTGGTGGCCGGCGATGTCATCGAGCACCTCTCCCGCCCCGAACGCGTCCTCTCCGAGGCCGCGACCGTGCTCCGGCCGGGCGGCCATGTGCTGCTGTCCGTACCGAACTTCAGCCACTGGTACTCACGGCTGCGGGTGGCGCTCGGAGTCTTCGACTACGACCGGCGCGGCATCCTCGACGAGACACATCTGCGCTTCTTCACCCGGGCCAGCCTGCGCCGCACCGTCCGGAACGCCGGCTACGACGTCCTCGACATCGCCTCCACCGGGGCGCCGTTCTGGTCGCTGCTCGGCGGTCGCGGACCGCTCGCCACGATCCTCGGCGGCCTGTCGAAGCTGCTGACCAGGATCCGGCCGACGCTGTTCGGCTATCAGCACGTCGCACTGCTGACCCCGCATGCGGCCGAGACGATCATCGCTGGAGAGCACGTCGATGTACAGGACATCCTCAACCGACAGTACGTCCCTGCCGGCCAGGTCGGAGTCTGA
- a CDS encoding EamA family transporter produces the protein MTLPSLTLLLFAVFASAGGQIMLKHGMKGAAEAAGRDGGSLAMRAATSPWVVLGLLVFAVSALAWMATLAKVPLSIAYPFNALGYLLIVLAGSTVLHERTSMWTWGGSLLVVVGLVTVMAGQQR, from the coding sequence TTGACCCTGCCCAGTCTGACGCTGCTGCTGTTCGCCGTGTTCGCGTCGGCGGGCGGCCAGATCATGCTCAAGCACGGGATGAAGGGCGCCGCGGAGGCCGCCGGGCGTGACGGCGGATCCCTGGCGATGCGCGCGGCGACCAGCCCGTGGGTCGTCCTCGGGCTCCTCGTCTTCGCGGTGTCCGCGCTCGCCTGGATGGCGACGCTGGCCAAGGTGCCGCTGAGCATCGCGTACCCGTTCAACGCGCTCGGCTATCTGCTGATCGTGCTGGCCGGATCGACGGTGCTGCACGAGCGGACCTCGATGTGGACCTGGGGCGGCTCGCTGCTCGTGGTCGTCGGCCTCGTCACGGTCATGGCGGGCCAGCAACGCTGA
- a CDS encoding bifunctional glycosyltransferase/CDP-glycerol:glycerophosphate glycerophosphotransferase, protein MPPRLSVVVPVYNVELYLTDCLKSLAEQTMDDLEVVMVDDGSTDDSAALATAFAEQDSRFRLVSQKNGGLGHARNTGVRNCDPGSGYVAFVDSDDIVPPRAYELLVGALDETGSDIASGNVLRLRASGKLQQSPNFRKPMATTRLRTHISRDWDLAADRIACNKVFRRSFWDEHAFAFPVGTLYEDIPVVLPAHFLARSVDVVKDAVYHWRDRAGSITTRRAVVRGIRDRASHVLGVSTFLEQHRGAADKRHYEAHVLANDLWYFMEALPDGDDEYRRAFLTYANEFTDQVDPAVLDRLPLRLRLMWHLVRERRTDELLELLAHDKAEPGAFAVRGVRHRSASYPALTGPVPRSVLRVADRDLPLTARLREAHWQGGKLHLKGYAYIRNLPADSWHSEFRAGWLRAGRRHVVPLRLRTVDEPEATVRSRQSLHDYGRSGFETVIDPARLRISADGDTERLTWRLELGIAGHGMLRRSDVSTDVAAAPPPVHRPDGDHRIVPALEGGKLVVHAERIDARFETHRAGDAGDGTATVVISGMIRDRLGKGPLRIGLTHRPSSTSLDFPATVHEGAVPSASGWRRFTAAIPLAAVTDARPTTETATVAYSLHLVGPDGRRTPIDVPGPVPQGRYPIGSPAPEGGGDEPRELALTASSRGNLLISDRPVQPVCELASWTEDGLLLLEGTFPGDPGRPVELVARHSGHHEEAVFPVVFSGPAQARRFRAELRPDAVEAPGGPLPLGEGHWYFFLRPKGAADDTGDMPLRIPAAAHRTLPAARTLAGRTYVIERRYHDQLLVNAASVLTAAERGARAKRLLREAYAGQRTAPLRDTVLHSSFDGRQYSDSPRAIYEELAARTTAFEHLWVVRDQQARIPAGATAVVHGSAAWHEALARSRHIVTNTQLPEWFERRDGQTVVQTWHGTPLKRIGLDLAGTAQANAAYIATIEQRASQWSVLVSPNSFSTPVLRRSFGYRGEMLECGYPRNDLFHASDRTKVAAAVRERLGIPAGKRVVLYAPTWREDRPQGGGRYALDLQLDLAAAERELASDTVLLVRRHYLVADRLPDTGSGFVRDVSRYGDVGELMLISDALVTDYSSLMFDFAQTGRPMLFHTYDLAHYRDTLRGFCFDFENRAPGPLIPDSADLVEALRDPVRATAGHAQAYEAFRRDFCDLDDGHAAQRVVDRMLQPEPR, encoded by the coding sequence ATGCCGCCACGGCTCAGTGTCGTCGTCCCCGTCTACAACGTGGAGCTCTATCTGACGGACTGCCTGAAGTCCCTCGCGGAGCAGACCATGGACGACCTGGAGGTGGTGATGGTCGACGACGGGTCCACCGACGACAGCGCCGCCTTGGCCACTGCCTTCGCCGAACAGGACAGCCGGTTCCGGCTGGTGAGCCAGAAGAACGGCGGCCTCGGGCACGCCCGCAACACCGGTGTCCGCAACTGCGACCCGGGCAGCGGCTATGTCGCCTTCGTGGACAGCGACGACATCGTGCCGCCCCGGGCGTACGAACTCCTCGTCGGCGCACTCGACGAGACGGGATCGGACATCGCATCCGGCAATGTGCTCCGGCTGCGGGCCTCCGGCAAGCTCCAGCAGTCGCCCAACTTCCGCAAGCCCATGGCGACCACCCGGCTGCGCACCCACATCTCCCGCGACTGGGACCTCGCCGCCGACCGGATCGCCTGCAACAAGGTCTTCCGCCGGTCCTTCTGGGACGAACACGCCTTCGCCTTCCCGGTCGGCACCCTCTACGAGGACATCCCCGTCGTCCTCCCCGCCCACTTCCTGGCCCGCTCCGTCGACGTCGTCAAGGACGCCGTCTACCACTGGCGCGACCGGGCCGGCTCGATCACCACCCGCCGCGCCGTCGTCCGCGGTATCCGGGACCGGGCCTCGCACGTACTGGGCGTCTCCACCTTCCTCGAACAGCACCGCGGCGCCGCCGACAAACGCCACTACGAGGCGCATGTCCTCGCCAACGACCTCTGGTACTTCATGGAGGCGCTGCCCGACGGGGACGACGAGTACCGCCGCGCCTTCCTCACGTACGCCAACGAGTTCACCGACCAGGTCGACCCGGCCGTCCTCGACAGGCTGCCGCTGCGGCTGCGACTGATGTGGCATCTCGTACGCGAACGGCGCACGGACGAACTGCTGGAGCTGCTCGCCCACGACAAGGCCGAACCCGGTGCCTTCGCCGTACGGGGCGTGCGGCACCGCAGCGCCTCGTACCCGGCCCTCACCGGGCCGGTACCGCGCTCGGTGCTGCGGGTCGCCGACCGGGACCTGCCGCTCACCGCCCGGCTGCGCGAGGCGCACTGGCAGGGCGGCAAGCTGCACCTCAAGGGGTACGCGTACATCCGCAACCTGCCCGCCGACTCGTGGCACAGCGAATTCCGGGCCGGCTGGCTGCGGGCCGGGCGCCGGCATGTGGTGCCGCTACGGCTGCGTACGGTCGATGAGCCGGAGGCCACCGTCCGTTCCCGGCAGAGCCTGCACGACTACGGCCGGTCCGGCTTCGAGACGGTCATCGACCCGGCCCGGCTCCGGATCTCCGCCGACGGCGACACCGAACGGCTCACCTGGCGCCTCGAACTCGGCATCGCCGGACACGGGATGCTGCGCCGCTCCGACGTCTCCACCGACGTGGCCGCGGCGCCGCCGCCCGTGCACCGGCCGGACGGCGACCACCGCATCGTGCCCGCCTTGGAGGGCGGCAAGCTGGTGGTGCACGCGGAGCGGATCGACGCCCGGTTCGAGACGCACCGGGCGGGCGACGCGGGCGACGGGACCGCCACCGTGGTGATCAGTGGCATGATCCGGGACCGTCTCGGCAAGGGGCCGCTCCGGATCGGTCTCACCCATCGTCCCTCCAGCACCTCCCTCGACTTCCCGGCGACCGTCCACGAGGGCGCCGTGCCGTCGGCGTCGGGCTGGCGGCGCTTCACCGCTGCGATCCCGCTCGCAGCGGTCACCGACGCGCGGCCGACGACAGAGACGGCCACCGTCGCGTACAGCCTGCACCTGGTCGGACCGGACGGCCGCAGGACACCGATCGACGTGCCGGGGCCCGTTCCGCAGGGCCGCTACCCGATCGGTTCGCCCGCACCGGAAGGGGGCGGCGACGAGCCGCGTGAGCTCGCGCTCACCGCCAGTTCCCGGGGCAACCTGCTGATCAGCGACCGGCCCGTGCAGCCCGTCTGCGAGCTGGCGAGCTGGACGGAGGACGGGCTGCTGCTCCTGGAGGGCACCTTCCCCGGCGACCCCGGCCGCCCCGTCGAGCTGGTGGCCCGGCACAGCGGTCACCACGAGGAGGCCGTCTTCCCGGTGGTGTTCTCCGGGCCTGCGCAGGCCCGGCGGTTCCGGGCCGAGCTGCGGCCCGACGCCGTCGAAGCGCCCGGTGGGCCGCTGCCCCTGGGGGAGGGCCACTGGTACTTCTTCCTCCGCCCGAAGGGCGCCGCCGACGACACGGGCGACATGCCGCTGCGCATCCCGGCCGCCGCCCACCGCACCCTTCCCGCCGCCCGTACGCTCGCGGGCCGCACCTACGTCATCGAGCGGCGCTACCACGACCAGCTGCTCGTCAACGCCGCGTCCGTGCTCACCGCGGCGGAGCGCGGTGCCCGCGCCAAGCGGCTGCTGCGCGAGGCGTACGCCGGACAGCGCACCGCCCCTCTGCGCGACACCGTCCTGCACAGCAGCTTCGACGGGCGCCAGTACTCCGACTCGCCGCGCGCGATCTACGAGGAACTGGCCGCCCGCACCACCGCGTTCGAGCATCTGTGGGTCGTACGCGATCAGCAGGCCCGGATCCCCGCGGGCGCCACCGCCGTCGTCCACGGCTCCGCCGCCTGGCACGAGGCGCTGGCCCGCAGCCGCCACATCGTGACCAACACCCAGCTGCCCGAATGGTTCGAACGGCGCGACGGCCAGACTGTCGTCCAGACCTGGCACGGCACCCCGCTCAAGCGCATCGGCCTCGACCTCGCGGGCACCGCCCAGGCCAATGCCGCCTACATCGCCACCATCGAACAGCGCGCGAGCCAGTGGAGCGTCCTGGTCTCCCCGAACAGCTTCTCCACCCCCGTCCTGCGGCGATCCTTCGGGTACCGGGGGGAGATGCTGGAGTGCGGCTATCCCCGCAACGACCTCTTCCACGCCTCGGACCGCACCAAGGTCGCCGCCGCGGTACGGGAGCGGCTGGGGATCCCCGCGGGCAAGCGGGTCGTGCTGTACGCGCCGACATGGCGTGAGGACCGGCCGCAGGGCGGCGGCAGATACGCCCTCGACCTTCAGCTCGACCTGGCCGCCGCCGAACGCGAACTCGCCTCCGACACCGTGCTGCTGGTGCGCCGTCACTATCTGGTCGCCGACCGGCTCCCGGACACCGGCAGCGGCTTCGTGCGGGACGTCTCGCGCTACGGGGACGTCGGCGAGCTGATGCTGATCAGCGATGCGCTGGTCACCGACTACTCCTCGCTGATGTTCGACTTCGCCCAGACCGGCCGCCCGATGCTGTTCCACACGTACGACCTCGCTCACTACCGCGACACCCTGCGTGGCTTCTGTTTCGACTTCGAGAACCGCGCCCCCGGCCCCCTGATCCCCGACTCCGCCGATCTCGTCGAGGCGCTGCGGGACCCGGTCCGGGCCACCGCGGGACACGCGCAGGCGTACGAGGCATTTCGGCGGGACTTCTGCGACCTCGACGACGGGCATGCGGCGCAGCGGGTGGTCGACCGGATGCTGCAGCCCGAGCCCCGTTAG
- a CDS encoding TetR/AcrR family transcriptional regulator, translating to MTTDPGTRRRVPAGAAVLREDVTDAIRSAVFEELAAVGFARMSIEGIARRAGVGKTAVYRRWKSKLALVLDLVSAVAVQGMPAPATGSLYGDVRAVLQLAAYALRHPVASQVIPDLLVEAARNPEISDTIKSALLDPQQGIAAVVVRDAVARGELPEDSDPDRALDLIVGPLYWRLAVVRGDLPKGYLDDLAESAVAALKKN from the coding sequence ATGACCACCGACCCGGGAACCCGCCGCCGCGTCCCCGCCGGAGCCGCTGTGCTGCGCGAGGACGTCACCGATGCCATCCGCAGCGCCGTCTTCGAGGAGCTGGCGGCGGTCGGCTTCGCCCGGATGTCGATCGAGGGCATCGCCCGGCGCGCGGGCGTCGGAAAGACCGCCGTCTACCGCCGCTGGAAGTCCAAGCTGGCCCTCGTTCTCGACCTGGTCTCCGCCGTCGCGGTCCAGGGCATGCCGGCGCCGGCGACCGGTTCGCTGTACGGGGACGTCCGCGCCGTGCTCCAGCTGGCCGCCTATGCGCTGCGCCACCCCGTCGCCTCGCAGGTCATCCCGGATCTGCTGGTCGAGGCGGCGCGCAACCCGGAGATCTCCGACACGATCAAGTCGGCCTTGCTGGACCCGCAGCAGGGCATCGCCGCCGTGGTGGTCCGGGACGCCGTCGCCCGCGGTGAGCTGCCCGAGGACAGTGACCCGGACCGCGCCCTGGACCTGATCGTCGGCCCGCTCTACTGGCGGCTCGCCGTGGTCCGCGGCGATCTGCCCAAGGGCTATCTGGACGATCTGGCCGAGTCGGCCGTCGCCGCCCTCAAGAAGAACTGA
- a CDS encoding ABC transporter ATP-binding protein yields MTGDNERVPTVVVDDVHITYKVNGARTGKGSATSALSRIASRRQTPGVREVHAVKGVSFAAYKGEAIGLIGSNGSGKSTLLKAIAGLLPPSKGRVHTQGQPSLLGVNAALMSDLTGERNVILGGLAMGMTRDEIRERYQGIVDFSGINEKGDFITLPMRTYSSGMGARLRFSIAAAKSHDVLLIDEALSTGDAKFQRRSKERIIELRKEAGTVFLVSHSNKSITETCDRALWLEAGTLRMDGPAKEVVAAYEKFTTKK; encoded by the coding sequence ATGACTGGCGACAACGAGCGGGTACCGACCGTCGTCGTGGACGACGTCCACATCACCTACAAGGTCAACGGCGCGCGCACCGGAAAGGGCAGCGCCACCTCGGCCCTCAGCCGGATCGCTTCCCGGCGGCAGACCCCCGGCGTGCGCGAGGTGCATGCCGTGAAAGGCGTCAGCTTCGCCGCGTACAAGGGCGAGGCGATCGGCCTGATCGGTTCCAACGGATCGGGGAAGTCGACGCTGCTGAAGGCGATCGCCGGTCTGCTCCCGCCGTCGAAGGGCCGGGTGCACACCCAGGGACAGCCGTCGCTGCTCGGCGTGAACGCGGCGCTGATGAGCGATCTGACCGGCGAGCGGAACGTCATCCTCGGCGGGCTGGCGATGGGCATGACGCGCGACGAGATCCGCGAGCGCTACCAGGGGATCGTCGACTTCTCCGGCATCAACGAGAAGGGCGACTTCATCACACTGCCGATGCGTACGTACTCGTCGGGCATGGGGGCCAGGCTCCGGTTCTCCATCGCCGCCGCCAAGAGCCATGACGTTCTGCTGATCGACGAGGCACTGTCCACGGGCGACGCCAAGTTCCAGCGGCGCAGCAAGGAGCGGATCATCGAGCTGCGCAAGGAGGCGGGCACGGTGTTCCTGGTCAGCCACAGCAACAAGTCGATCACCGAAACCTGCGACCGGGCGCTGTGGCTGGAGGCGGGGACGCTGCGGATGGACGGTCCGGCGAAGGAAGTCGTCGCCGCGTACGAGAAGTTCACCACCAAGAAGTGA
- a CDS encoding glycosyltransferase family 39 protein, producing the protein MGIRTWCDAWNVRRARAVVLVVATIGLLVRMLIAANTPGPADVRIFRGFAKAVSVYGPVRIYEQPLPGLPVYNHPPLAGWMLLGLNELAEIGIPFGTLIRSPASIADFFCTLIVFEIVRRRRSLRTAVACGIGVALSPLLIATSGYHGNTDAVAVAFALAAAYLLADRRSPLAAGVAAALSISVKFIPVVVIPALFVVALRAGRPVFVRFTAGFTALVALVWGPVLVTVPENLNENVLEYTGGSYRLWGLVRFADVLGLPESFIAFIRGEGHFLFVLICVAVGVWLAWVRPAQLPGAVAVTMGLLLLLSTASGLQYLTWAAAAMFVIGFWEGVAYNCLLGWTAILGYQGRSAVRWSETVLQLGTAGWFVLAICLVSGVRRILAAPPDGPLSSPAEPASVTAPRTSHPFGSAVN; encoded by the coding sequence ATGGGTATCCGAACGTGGTGCGACGCCTGGAACGTGCGACGGGCAAGAGCTGTCGTGCTCGTCGTCGCGACCATAGGGCTGCTCGTCAGAATGCTGATCGCGGCGAACACGCCGGGCCCTGCCGACGTGCGTATTTTCCGAGGTTTCGCCAAGGCCGTCTCCGTTTACGGCCCCGTTCGCATTTACGAGCAGCCGCTGCCGGGCCTGCCCGTCTACAATCATCCGCCGCTGGCCGGCTGGATGCTCCTCGGGCTGAATGAACTCGCCGAAATCGGAATTCCGTTCGGGACGCTGATCCGGTCACCTGCTTCGATCGCCGACTTCTTCTGCACACTCATCGTGTTCGAAATTGTCCGGCGGCGTCGCAGTCTGCGTACCGCGGTCGCCTGCGGGATCGGCGTGGCCCTCAGTCCCTTGCTGATCGCCACCTCGGGCTACCACGGCAACACCGACGCGGTTGCCGTCGCTTTCGCCCTCGCCGCCGCGTATCTGCTGGCCGACCGGAGGTCGCCGCTGGCGGCCGGGGTGGCCGCCGCGCTGTCGATCAGTGTCAAGTTCATCCCGGTCGTGGTTATCCCGGCGCTGTTCGTCGTCGCGCTGCGGGCCGGCCGGCCGGTGTTCGTCCGTTTCACCGCGGGGTTCACCGCGCTGGTCGCGCTCGTCTGGGGACCCGTGCTGGTGACCGTGCCGGAGAACCTCAACGAGAACGTCCTGGAGTACACGGGGGGCTCCTACCGCCTCTGGGGCCTCGTTCGGTTCGCCGATGTGCTCGGCCTGCCGGAGTCCTTCATCGCCTTCATCCGCGGCGAGGGCCACTTCCTCTTCGTGCTGATCTGTGTCGCCGTCGGTGTCTGGCTGGCCTGGGTGCGGCCCGCGCAGCTGCCCGGTGCCGTCGCCGTGACTATGGGCCTTCTGCTGCTGCTCTCCACCGCGTCCGGCCTGCAGTACCTGACCTGGGCAGCCGCCGCGATGTTCGTCATCGGGTTCTGGGAAGGGGTCGCGTACAACTGCCTGCTCGGCTGGACGGCCATCCTCGGCTACCAGGGACGCTCCGCCGTGCGCTGGAGCGAAACGGTGCTGCAACTGGGCACCGCCGGCTGGTTCGTGCTCGCGATCTGTCTGGTCAGCGGGGTCCGCCGGATCCTCGCCGCCCCGCCGGACGGCCCCCTGTCGTCCCCCGCCGAACCGGCATCGGTCACTGCGCCCCGCACCTCGCATCCGTTCGGTTCCGCCGTCAACTGA